A stretch of DNA from Myotis daubentonii chromosome 12, mMyoDau2.1, whole genome shotgun sequence:
CCGAGTCTTTTCTGACGTGACCAACCATCCAGCTACCTGCAAACAGGTAAGTGGGAGCTGAGAGGAGGTGAGAGCCATGGCAGGGGTTTACCTCACACATTTGGGGAAAGGCTATAGGAGGATTCTGGTCTTCATAGAAAATCAGTCTTAGGGGTAAGAGGGTGTACAGATTCTCCAATTATTTCCAGGATTATAAAAGGGGATAGATGTCACCAAGATCAATTGATTCCAAGGAGTATTTTCAAAGGAAAAGACAAGAGGGAGAACAGAGGGATCCCTACATGCCCTCTCTCTGACCGCACTTCTTTAAAGATCTCTGATTGCTTCTTCAAGTCACAGACATTGTACAATGCTGCCTCCCATGGCCCTGCCCAGTGTGTCCTGGATGCTGTTCTCCTGCCTGATGCTCCTACCACAGGTGCAAGGTGAGATTTCTCTGCCTCCAGCACTGGGTTCCCCGTGAACGCTCAGGGCCAAGAGGTGGAGGAAGCCTCCTGTGTGCTGCATGTGGCAATGGTGAGGTATCTCCTCACACAGTGAAACTGCCTGCCATTCCTCCACCGTCACTCCTTCCTTCAGGGTAACtcatggggtggagggggggaccACGGTGGTCCATTAACAGTGAAATgagatggtttccattttggacttTGGCAGGATGAAGAGAGAAAGCAGGAAGGGTCAGTAGTGAGAGAAGCAGGAGAATGACTGGAGGATTTGGTTTGAGAACAGTCAGCTCAGAGTGGGGAAGTGTTGGACTTTGTAATAAATGGGGAGGGTAGAACAAAAATGGATGCTTCTTCATTTAATAAGGGAGCTAGTTCAAGATCAAGAAATCCTGAAAGTGTTGGAAATGATGAGAGGTAGGCAAGAGTTTGGTGTTCATTCCCCCAAGCACTGGCTCACAAATATTCCCACAGTTCCAACACCCATTTCCACACTTTGTTTcatcccatttctctctcttacGTCCATCCACCCCAGGTGAAGAGTCCAAGAAGCAACTTGAAGCTCTACCGAGCACCTGTCCCGAAGGCTCTTATTACCATCGCTTCTACTGCTATGCTTTGTTTAAGACTCCAAAATCCTGGTTTGAGGCAGATGTGAGTAGGTGAATTTACAGGTAGAAGTATTACATTAGAGACAGGAGGAAAAGGGGATGGTCTCCATTTTCCAGACTTTTTTGGGAGTGAGAATGAGCACTCTCATCTTttacacacacacctcttcttacccctcagccctgccctgccccagggacGTCTCAACCTCCTCCTCAGTCTGTCTCTTCCCCACACAGATTGCCTGCCAGAAGCGACCCTCGGGATTCCTCGTGTCTGTGCTCAGTGGGGCTGAAGCATCCTTCTTGGCCTCTCTGGTCAAGAGCAGTTCGATCAGCTACCAAAACATCTGGATTGGGATTCATGATCCCACTCAGGTGCGATGACATCACCTGTCTGTTATCTCTGAAGCTGCTATGGCCCTTcaggcccactccctgcccctgtgcctgcccaGATAACTCCAGAGCTTAGAGATTTGCAGGGACatttgggggaaagggaggacCTGGAGGCCAGGTGAAGAGCTGAGTTCTGTGAAGGTCGGTAGTCTGCAGCTGAAGTTTATCTGCCTCTTGTCCAGATGTGTATACCATTCAGACATGACACCCTGTAATTcagttctctgagcttcagtaAGGAATCCTACATGAAGATGAGATGCATTTTTCCTTGTAGAATAGCCATTGCCTTTGAGGTTCAGAGTGTAATGATAAATTCACAGCCAATTGTTGTCCAGCCAGTAACATGTTACTCTGAGTGGTTCCATTGGTCTTTATGGTTATTGACTTTTGGATTTACCAATAGGAGCAAGGAATTAGGAAAGAGGAAAGCTCAGTGACAGCATATGGAATAGCAGACCAAATTCCATGATCCTGAGGGGGGGATCAGGTGTTCACCTGAGGGAATCATGCATGGAGACCTCTAATGACCACTCAACCTCACCTGCCTCCAACTCTACTCAGTAGGGCTATGAAGCCAATGCAGGTGGATGGGAGTGGAGTAATAATCATGTGATGGATTACCTTGCCTGGGAGAAAAATCCTGCCACCATTTCAAACCCTGGCTACTGCGGGAGCCTGTCACGAAGCTCAGGTAAGAAAGGAAGAGCTACCTTCTGGCCAACCTTTCCATCCCTTCGTCCTCGTTCCTGGGCCTCACCTTCAGGTAACTCTCCTGAGCCAGGAAATGCAGTGTTGGTTTTTCTTCTCCCATCTCCTTTCATCTCTCCTTTCAGtgagttccccccccccccccccgccggagAAAGTCCCTGGTGACGATGAGAGCAGAGCTTTGAGTCCTAGGCCAGAGTCTGGGATGTCTCTCCTTTGAGCCCTGAGctccaccagccccactcacttaagctcttctctctctctaggaTATCTGAAATGGAAAGATTATAACTGTAATCAGATGTTACCCTATATCTGCAAGTTCAAGAATTAGGTGAGttcagcaggcatggctcagtgattgagcgttgatctatgaatcaggagatcacagtttgattcccagtcaggtcacatgccaaGGTGCGGGCTTCATTCCtggtatggggcatgcaggagatatctgatcaatgattctctctcatcattgctgtttctatcactctctcccccccccttcctctctgaaatcaatttaaaaaagaaggaaaagaattaGGTCAGGTTGGAGCCAGCAGCTTGAGTTTGGGATGCAGCGCATCCTGGGACCAAGTGAGGATTCACCGGAAAGGAATATTTTTCGCACCCCTCAAACCGGACCTCTTCTTTTTGACCTTCCCTCCTCCTTGCCCTCATTTCAGGCTTTCTTTGTGTCCAATGGCCTGAAGTCTCAGagtgtaataataaaaattttactcAATACTTGTgcatttttgtattttgtattCCATTCTCATAGCAAGACTGAGGAGTCAGTGGGTGAGGGAGAAAATCTAGGTGCTGCCTTTGTTCCGTTTCATTCAGGCCCCTGGAACAATAACCACAGGGACGTCCCCATCAGCACATTTGCGATGAGGATGTGGACCCTGTTCACATAGGATTCACTTCGTGTGCAGACAAAACACTGGTCGCCACACTCTctgctgcccctgcctcctgATGGTGTGGCACCAGCAGCATCGTGGGTGACTGTTAGCCCCTGGTGCTACTATAACAGCACTTCTGACATAACTGGCCCGAGGATTGGTTGTTTCCTTTAATGTGCAATCTAAATTGGACCttaacttttataaaatattaaccaCTTGGACTGTGGTACCAGCTGAAATGTAGAGCATTAGTAGTTGTTACTCTTAGTAAAGAAAAAAGTCGGAACAATTTGAAAGCCAACAACTTTTCCTGCACTCATCACCCTGACACCTGCTGAGGCTCCA
This window harbors:
- the LOC132213752 gene encoding lithostathine-like, which gives rise to MLPPMALPSVSWMLFSCLMLLPQVQGEESKKQLEALPSTCPEGSYYHRFYCYALFKTPKSWFEADIACQKRPSGFLVSVLSGAEASFLASLVKSSSISYQNIWIGIHDPTQGYEANAGGWEWSNNHVMDYLAWEKNPATISNPGYCGSLSRSSGYLKWKDYNCNQMLPYICKFKN